Proteins from a genomic interval of Lolium perenne isolate Kyuss_39 chromosome 1, Kyuss_2.0, whole genome shotgun sequence:
- the LOC127329475 gene encoding F-box protein At1g11270-like produces MAAEKYFSTDVLLDILQRLPPSSRRRARLVCQHWRNVVDNRTTEMQSRAKPLFWDTCSAEAYLVSNLSEPWKATCKRMADPANYFRGGTQMVGTCNGLLCLCSNKEPGGTITVVNPATRQKLPVPPLRPKGLAVRRYVRPQWDKAYSFGYHPITGQYTVVHVPCSFDGVVYEFDRVHALTLGEAAWREVPVVIPGGAKCNLNAGIISVDGATHWFTEGGSPTIMSFDLLSERITSTRPLSAALPAGRDRYHLTEVHGRLGFAVLDGSVTTEVWILDKETWSRWYTFRRQDIPRPHFAYGEYVLTCESSSFYGHQRKATLELVSLGGTMGHVGRAKGTLVAKMKGECYRYRTFVYVKTTEPLNCFTQKPSR; encoded by the coding sequence CTGCCAGCACTGGCGGAACGTCGTCGACAACCGCACGACGGAGATGCAGAGCCGCGCCAAGCCCCTCTTCTGGGACACCTGCTCCGCTGAAGCCTACCTCGTCAGCAACCTCTCGGAGCCATGGAAGGCGACCTGCAAACGCATGGCGGATCCCGCCAATTACTTCCGAGGAGGCACGCAGATGGTCGGCACGTGCAACGGGCTGCTCTGCCTGTGCAGCAACAAGGAGCCCGGCGGCACCATCACGGTGGTCAACCCCGCCACTCGGCAGAAGCTTCCAGTCCCGCCGTTGCGGCCCAAGGGGTTGGCTGTCAGGAGATACGTTCGGCCGCAGTGGGACAAGGCCTACAGCTTCGGGTACCACCCGATCACGGGGCAGTACACGGTGGTGCACGTCCCATGCAGCTTCGACGGCGTCGTTTACGAGTTCGATAGGGTGCATGCGCTCACTTTGGGGGAGGCGGCGTGGCGAGAGGTGCCGGTGGTGATCCCCGGAGGCGCAAAGTGCAATCTTAACGCCGGAATCATCAGCGTCGATGGAGCGACCCACTGGTTCACCGAAGGCGGCTCCCCGACAATCATGTCCTTTGACCTCCTAAGCGAGCGCATCACCTCCACCAGGCCGCTATCGGCTGCATTGCCGGCCGGGCGTGATCGATACCACCTGACGGAAGTGCACGGGAggttgggtttcgccgtcttggaTGGCTCAGTGACCACGGAGGTGTGGATTCTGGACAAGGAGACATGGAGCCGCTGGTATACCTTTAGACGGCAGGACATCCCACGGCCACACTTTGCCTATGGCGAGTATGTCTTGACGTGTGAGTCATCGTCGTTTTATGGGCACCAGCGAAAAGCCACGTTGGAATTGGTGTCCCTCGGGGGCACCATGGGACATGTCGGTCGAGCCAAGGGCACGCTTGTTGCCAAGATGAAAGGCGAGTGCTACCGCTACCGCACATTCGTCTATGTCAAGACCACGGAGCCACTCAATTGTTTTACACAAAAACCTAGTCGGTGA
- the LOC127329487 gene encoding F-box/kelch-repeat protein At3g06240-like — MADSDNYFRAGVQLVGTCNGLLCLCSNNKPGGVIMVVNPSTRQKLRVSPLRGAGLFVGSRRRPVGWDQAYSFGYHPITGRYKVVHVPCSFDRVCEFEAVHVLTLGEAAWREVPLVIPGAGGAKCNLDAGVVSINAATHWFTGGDSARIMSFDLQDERIISTPLLPALPAERDRYYLTEVHGRLGVAIWDGSVKTEVWVLNEERWSRWYTLRRDIPRPHFAYGEYVLTRISLSFDVHREKGRWLSGERAMSQVYQGSRGWPVAEMTGDTYCYRTFAYVETAEPLDNSLVGY, encoded by the exons ATGGCGGATTCCGACAATTACTTCAGAGCGGGCGTGCAACTGGTTGGCACGTGCAATGGCCTGCTCTGCCTCTGCAGCAACAACAAGCCCGGTGGCGTCATCATGGTTGTTAACCCTTCCACCCGGCAGAAGCTGCGTGTCTCGCCGTTGCGGGGCGCGGGTCTATTTGTCGGAAGTCGCCGCCGGCCGGTCGGGTGGGACCAGGCGTACAGCTTCGGCTACCACCCGATCACGGGGCGGTACAAGGTGGTGCATGTCCCTTGCAGCTTCGACCGCGTTTGTGAGTTCGAGGCAGTGCATGTGCTCACGTTGGGTGAGGCGGCGTGGCGGGAGGTCCCGCTGGTCATCCCCGGAGCCGGAGGCGCAAAGTGCAACCTTGACGCCGGTGTCGTAAGCATCAATGCGGCGACCCACTGGTTCACCGGAGGCGACTCTGCACGGATCATGTCCTTTGACCTCCAAGACGAGCGCATCATCTCCACCCCGCTGCTGCCTGCGCTTCCAGCCGAGCGTGATCGGTACTACCTGACGGAGGTGCATGGCAGATTGGGCGTCGCCATCTGGGACGGCTCGGTGAAGACGGAGGTGTGGGTTCTGAATGAGGAGAGATGGAGCCGCTGGTATACCCTTAGGCGGGACATCCCGCGGCCACACTTTGCGTATGGGGAGTATGTCCTCACGCGCATTTCCTTGTCGTTTGATGTGCACAGAGAGAAAGGCCGGTGGTTATCAGGTGAGCGTGCAATGTCGCAGGTCTATCAGGGTTCCCGTGGTTGGCCGGTTGCAGAGATGACAGGGGACACGTATTGTTACCGCACGTTCGCCTATGTCGAGACTGCAGAGCCGCTTGAT AATTCTCTTGTTGGATACTGA
- the LOC127329478 gene encoding F-box protein At3g07870-like has product MAAEQYLSVDVLADILQRLPSISRRRARLVCRHWRDVVNKRTTEMQSRAKPLIWDDGDAYVIGDLSSTGSCRELWKRRVRSGVYRWWDGTGTRPSHLVGVCNGLLCVCVNEERAGGSLTVSNPATGEALAVPPLPCAGLFVVSHRREEIRWDAAYSFACHPMTGKYKVVHVPWSKERLFDLETVQVLTLGDTAWREVPAPAGGARCDIAAGIISIDGTTHWVKVGNATRIVSFDLDTERFAPTTTPLPAQPDRRNISYHLTEVHGRLGFVMMPDVWVLDQRRRWSRRYRLEEAIPRPHFVFGKYVLTTRSGKTEFFAHRPKGTPPKGWRLECDGVERVGHPDHGTLVAEMTRGYAQCRTFPYVETTEPLGVYETN; this is encoded by the coding sequence ATGGCGGCGGAACAGTACTTGTCCGTGGACGTGCTGGCGGACATCCTGCAGCGGCTGCCGTCCATCTCCAGGCGGCGAGCACGCCTGGTCTGCCGGCACTGGCGGGACGTGGTGAACAAGCGCACGACGGAGATGCAGAGCCGCGCCAAGCCCCTGATCTGGGACGACGGCGACGCCTACGTGATCGGCGACCTCTCGTCGACGGGGTCCTGCCGAGAGCTGTGGAAGAGGAGGGTGAGATCGGGCGTCTATCGTTGGTGGGATGGCACCGGCACACGCCCCTCCCATCTGGTCGGCGTCTGCAACGGCCTGCTCTGCGTCTGCGTCAACGAGGAGCGGGCTGGCGGCTCCCTCACGGTGTCCAACCCGGCCACCGGCGAGGCGCTGGCCGTTCCGCCGCTGCCGTGCGCCGGCCTTTTCGTGGTGAGCCACCGCAGGGAGGAGATCAGGTGGGACGCGGCGTACAGCTTCGCGTGCCATCCCATGACCGGGAAGTACAAGGTGGTGCACGTCCCGTGGAGCAAAGAACGGCTCTTCGACCTGGAGACGGTGCAGGTGCTCACGCTCGGGGACACGGCGTGGCGGGAGGTGCCGGCCCCCGCCGGCGGTGCGAGGTGCGACATCGCCGCCGGCATCATCAGCATCGATGGCACGACGCACTGGGTAAAGGTGGGCAACGCCACGAGGATCGTGTCCTTTGATCTCGACACCGAGCGCTTCGCTCCGACCACCACGCCGCTGCCCGCTCAGCCGGACAGGCGCAACATCAGCTACCACCTGACGGAGGTGCACGGGAGGCTGGGCTTTGTCATGATGCCCGACGTGTGGGTCCTGGatcagcggcggcggtggagccgccGGTACAGGCTCGAGGAAGCCATCCCGCGGCCGCATTTTGTCTTCGGCAAATATGTCCTCACGACGAGATCGGGGAAGACGGAGTTTTTCGCACACCGGCCAAAAGGCACGCCGCCAAAGGGCTGGAGGCTGGAATGCGATGGCGTGGAACGAGTCGGGCACCCGGATCATGGGACGCTTGTCGCCGAGATGACGCGCGGCTACGCCCAATGCCGGACGTTCCCCTATGTCGAGACCACAGAGCCACTCGGTGTTTATGAGACAAATTAA